In Betaproteobacteria bacterium, the following proteins share a genomic window:
- a CDS encoding lactate utilization protein C gives MSSGRGTVGARENILARIRKAQGRGGPEPTAAELAQVRETIARHEIGPQPAFAHAPDRLAQFRRECERLGTTHATVASERDIPAEIARYLGAGGLEPRVVGWPEFASLDWNGAGIAFENRPAGGDDRTGLTGCFCAIAETGTTLLLSSPETPKVTALLPETHLCIVRKDRVLDTMEDSFALLRKEVGEPPRSVFFVSGPSRTADIEQTIVIGAHGPYRVHIIIA, from the coding sequence ATGAGTTCCGGACGAGGGACTGTGGGCGCTAGGGAGAACATTCTCGCGAGGATCCGCAAGGCGCAGGGGCGCGGCGGGCCGGAGCCGACCGCCGCCGAGCTGGCGCAGGTGCGCGAGACGATCGCGCGCCACGAGATCGGGCCGCAGCCGGCCTTCGCGCATGCCCCCGACCGATTGGCGCAGTTCCGCAGGGAATGCGAACGGCTGGGCACGACGCATGCGACGGTGGCCTCGGAGAGGGACATTCCCGCCGAAATCGCGCGCTACCTCGGCGCGGGCGGGCTCGAACCGCGCGTCGTCGGCTGGCCGGAATTCGCGAGCCTCGACTGGAACGGCGCCGGGATCGCATTCGAGAATCGCCCGGCGGGCGGCGACGACCGGACCGGGCTCACGGGGTGCTTCTGCGCCATCGCCGAGACCGGCACGACGCTGCTGCTTTCCTCGCCGGAAACACCGAAGGTCACGGCGCTCCTGCCCGAGACCCACCTGTGCATCGTGCGCAAGGACCGGGTGCTCGACACGATGGAGGATTCGTTCGCGCTCCTGCGAAAAGAAGTCGGCGAGCCTCCCCGATCCGTGTTCTTCGTCTCCGGCCCTTCCCGCACCGCGGACATCGAGCAGACCATCGTGATCGGCGCCCATGGTCCGTATCGCGTCCACATCATCATCGCCTGA
- a CDS encoding citrate transporter, producing MLGPVPLDFILFASVLLSIALFHHYTFLVAVTGLAVITLYKALLTGTPYGMGIAGIAGVFGHEWVTLVNLFCLLMGFALLSKHFEDSHVPEVIPRFLPDGWKGGFVLLVLVFILSSFLDNIAAALIGGTVAAAVFKGKVHIGYLAGIVAASNAGGAGSVVGDTTTTMMWIDGVNPLEVIDAYIAAVVALVIFGVIAARQQQAHAPIVRDANEGVHIDWARVAIVVFILVTAITANVVANIWYPVAIDHFPVIGATVIAAILVTAPLRRPDWSLLPSSLKGTVFLLCLVSCAALMPVEKLPPASWQSTLGLGFVSAVFDNIPLTSLALHQGGYDWGMLAYAVGFGGSMVWFGSSAGVALSNLFPEARSVGQWLRHGWYVAIAYVVGFFVLLMVLGWHPGPKRVKGQPVPLPAILQPAR from the coding sequence ATGCTGGGGCCCGTGCCGCTCGACTTCATCCTCTTCGCCTCTGTGTTGCTGAGCATCGCGCTCTTCCATCACTACACCTTCCTCGTCGCCGTGACGGGGCTCGCCGTGATCACGCTCTACAAGGCGCTCCTCACGGGAACGCCGTACGGAATGGGGATCGCGGGGATCGCGGGCGTGTTCGGGCACGAGTGGGTGACGCTCGTGAACCTCTTCTGCCTGCTCATGGGATTCGCGCTCCTGTCGAAGCATTTCGAGGATTCGCATGTTCCCGAGGTGATCCCGCGATTCCTTCCGGATGGCTGGAAGGGCGGGTTCGTGCTCCTCGTGCTGGTGTTCATCCTGTCTTCGTTTCTCGACAACATCGCCGCTGCGCTCATCGGCGGCACCGTGGCGGCGGCGGTGTTCAAGGGGAAAGTCCATATCGGCTACCTCGCGGGAATCGTCGCCGCCTCGAACGCGGGCGGGGCCGGCAGCGTGGTGGGAGATACCACGACGACGATGATGTGGATCGACGGCGTGAACCCGCTCGAGGTCATCGATGCCTACATCGCGGCTGTCGTGGCGCTGGTGATCTTCGGGGTGATCGCCGCTCGCCAGCAGCAGGCGCATGCGCCCATAGTCAGGGATGCGAATGAAGGCGTGCATATCGACTGGGCACGCGTCGCCATCGTGGTCTTCATCCTGGTCACCGCGATCACCGCGAACGTCGTCGCGAACATCTGGTATCCCGTGGCGATCGACCACTTCCCGGTGATCGGCGCGACGGTCATCGCCGCCATCCTCGTGACGGCACCACTGCGGCGGCCGGACTGGTCCCTGCTGCCCTCGAGCCTCAAGGGCACCGTCTTCCTGCTCTGCCTCGTCTCGTGCGCCGCCCTCATGCCCGTGGAAAAGCTTCCCCCCGCCTCCTGGCAGAGCACGCTCGGGCTGGGCTTCGTCTCGGCGGTCTTCGACAACATCCCGCTCACCTCCCTTGCCCTTCACCAGGGCGGCTACGATTGGGGAATGCTCGCCTATGCGGTGGGCTTCGGCGGTTCGATGGTCTGGTTCGGTTCCTCGGCGGGCGTTGCGCTCTCGAACCTGTTCCCCGAGGCGCGCTCCGTGGGCCAGTGGCTGCGGCACGGCTGGTACGTGGCGATCGCCTACGTGGTCGGCTTTTTCGTGCTGCTGATGGTGCTGGGCTGGCATCCCGGGCCGAAGCGGGTGAAGGGGCAGCCCGTTCCGCTTCCCGCCATCCTCCAGCCCGCGCGCTGA